The genomic region ttaactggacagcagaacaatgggacagtgttatttggagtgatgagaccaaaatctccctgtttggtagtgatggcataaaatacgtgagaagaagaatcggagaagatttgcatcctgatagCATTagacctaccgtgaaacacccagttagtgttatgatatggggttgtatgacatcaaaagatgtgggcagaatttgcatgatcaatggcaatataaatgccccaaaatacataaatgaaatacttgagcccaaactgaagccttccacacatgatcttttccaagataatgaagcatttatatttcaacaagattcagctccatgtcatgttgctgctgtgtgcaaaaagtggtttcaagataatcatattccactgttggaatggcctgggaatagcccagaaaATCTGTGGAAAATCTATGCAgctgactaaagaaactggttagtgagaagcaacccagaaataaaacgcaattaatagaagcaataactatcgtggtttcacattataacagctgcagaactaaaaaacttggttcactccatgggaaggcattgtaaggccgtaattaaagcaaaaggttacccaactaagtattaactgacatgatGAGaattgtataactcattttttatgtgtttcatttttcttctttataaccaCTGTTCTAAAAAttttttccattgatatataattttatggtattactccaaaaaaaagtggtgttatgagccatcaaacctcaaaaatacacttttcccaaaaggtttccacaattttggccactagtgtattcTGTGTGTGTTTACTTGAAAGCAAGTTCAATTAAATTCAAAGGGAATTCCTAAGTAGCCCTCATTGATTTGCATCTGACAATCTAATCTTTACTCAGAAATAACTTCCACTGAGGTCTGCAAGTATTTTAATTCCTTCTTTCTTTGTCACAAGCAGGCTCGGAGTTGACTATGGCAACTCAGTTCCTGTGGAAGGCAGCAACCATGGTGGAGAGACACAGGACTGGTTTTCTAATTGCTTCCTGTGCTGGACTCTTTGGTGCCAACCTTACCTTTCACATCATCCCTCAGAAAACATTTAAACCTTTGTATCAGGCCTGGGCTACAGGGCAACCAGATGAGCTTTCAGGAAATTTACAGAGCCTGTTCCAGGACATTCTCAGTGTCATCCAAGTGAAGTCAGAAAACTGTTACCAAGCATTTGCAGCCTTCAGCTTCCATCCGGTTAGTGCTGGAATTTCATGGTTCCCTGCAGGCTGTGTTGTGGGCATCCCTGCCAGTTTTGATGTAACAGCCAGTGATGAGCATAGGATTGTCATGATTGAAGGCAAAGAAGTAGACTGGAAGAGCACAGAAGGCCTGGCCTTGAAGGAAGCCTTGACCCTTTCTTTGGAGGCTCAGAAGTTTGCCATTGCAAGAGAGGTCATGTACTTGCAAAATAACGGTCCCTTAATACATGCAGCCGTTGCTCCCATTTGTCTAGCTGGGACATATGTCTCTGGAGTAGCCATAAAACAGCTTCTGGGTTTATATTCTGGACCAATGGTGGTACGAGGCCTTTATAACCTAGCTATTGCGATGATTGGATTTATGGGTTACTGCCTGTTGTATGATACTGTGAGTCGGGCAGTAGATTATAGGacagacagaagcacagccaccattTCTACTGATTTTGCCAAAGGTGGGGTGGAGTTCTATAATAAAACCCTGGCCCAGAACAAGACTTTTCGTATGCTCATGGGCAAACAAGGGGAGAAGACATATGCCCCAAATGGTAATCTTTTCCCAAGATACTGGTTCAGATTAAAACATGCACCATACACTTCCAGAAGGGATTTGATTGTGAATATTTTAAGCATGTCCCAGGCACACACAGGGCATGATTGAATTTTAAACTTCTAAATTGTATTCTGTTTGGAACACTGGTTTTCATTTCTTATAACGTCGTTCGTATTTCCATTTGGGGGAAATACATCCTATATTCACTAGATGTCTGTCTTCTCAAAAATTAAAGCTGTACTTCAAAGGTTTTAAGTCCTACATGTCTCTAAAATCAATAAAGCTCAGAGAGTGTATTACTTTCCAGGCACTGGAAAGCACTGAGTTGGAAGAGTTGACATTTGTGTTTTGCATATTATTTTGAAGGAAAGAAATAAATTGTGCATGATAACACAAAGACTTTTGTGATCCTTTTAATGTAAAGAAGAAAGTGTAGAGATTGTGTGAATACTGGGTAAATGCAAAATCTCGTGCCCTTCAttaaaagaagaggggaaagtaGTTCCTAACTCTTGGGTAGAAGAGAGAAAAGCTTTAATAAACATTAGATTTTTCTGTAGGTAATTCCCAAACTAATAAGAGCTTTCAGCAGAACATTTGATAGTATAGACTTTCTGCATTGCTGCCTTTTTCTCTGTAATGTCTACATGTACTTAGGTTGTATGTTCTTCCCTACTTCTGTTCTTCATGCCATTTGCAATGTCAGACTTtatcagaaaatttgaaaattatttGAAAAGCCAATAGCATGAAGATTGCCCCACAAAGAGGCTATTAGGTGCTTTCCTGGTTCAGGGGCAACTGCATTGGTGGGCTGTCTTAATGCCCTATTTCTGGACTTCCTGGAGTTATCTGtggaaagccagtgtagtgtaatggttagagtgtcaaactaggatctaggagacttgggttgccatgcaagcttgctaggtgtccctgggccagtcacacactctcagcctaaccaacttcacagggttgttgtggaggaaAAATGGAGTAGAGaacaatgctgtaagccactttagggCTACATTAAGGAGAAAgggagagtataaatgaagtgaatggattattataattatttatagtccgcctttctcactgagatcccagGCCGATTACACAGTACAAATGAAAATACAGTCTTAACAGCTTGGACATTTACTGTGTacggtacaataatgaacaactgctaggacattcaatggAACAAATACGTTAGGGTATGGTAGGAGAAGTTTGAAAAACATGCATAAAAGCAAGTACAAAGATGAAATCTTTccgaaacaaagcataactcatTTATATGGCTTAATAACAGCACAAAAACTTCTTTGAAGGCACATGTCTGCATCTGCAGACAGTACCGAACAGAGTAGCATATAATCCCTGTCCCTGCCAAGGTTTCTCTCTGAACTACTTCTTAGGACACAACCAGGATCCTACTCTAGTGTATTCATTCCTTACCCTTCCCAACAGCTAGCCTTCACCCATATATGTGAAGGGCTATGTGCCCGCCAAGGTCCTGACACATACTACTATTTTTTAATATGTATTGCAGTACACTAATAGACTTCTTGGTAGGTTTGTGGCTGAGGGAAAAGCCAATAAAGATATCCCTCCTATGGGATGTGATGGATTTTGTGAGTATTCTAAATAAAATACACGAAGGCAAAAATTTTGGGTTCAGAATTTACACAGCTGAAAAGTttaagtgactttttaaaaaaagaaatgacagaGGTTTGTGCTGGCTGAAGAATTTTATTGGGGAACAGGAAGACTGCAATGTGGCAGTCAGAGACAAGGACATAAACATTGGTGTGAAAAACATTCCCATCTCCCCAGGGACAGTGAAGAAGCTACTAGAGTTTTAAAGGTAGAAAAGCAATGCAGTTTGCCATTTTACTGCTATTTTCCACTTGATGTTAAGACAACCAGTTCATAACATTACAGTCTGTACACATGACAGCACATTCTAAGCCCTGCTACAATACATGTGGATGGGCTTCAGCATTATAACAGAATGCCTGCAGTTTTCATCACACAGAGTGCCCCAGTGAATGCCACCTTTTCGATTTAGCTGTGCATCAAAGCATGAGTCATACCACCATCCCCCTCCGTGGATATCTGCACAATTTTCTAAAGTTGATCTGTCTTGATCCTTATCTTTACATGAGAACCTCATGTTGTCATGCAAATTTTTGGTCCGTGAGGAGCTGAGAGGATCCCCTGCATTACCTTCATACATCCCTAACTTCAGCCTATAACCATCTCCTTCATCTCTCAAGACAAAGCTGTCATATTCTGCATACTTATGATTGCCGTCGGCATCCACCAAGTTTATTCTGACTTTGTACCATTTCTGTTGGGTAATGAGACTGATATAATTGTTGCCTAGCCAGTGATCGTTCTCCAAGTCACCAAACCCAAATTTATAGGTTGACCATGTCTCTGACCAGGTGATTTCAGTGTTGAAGCTGTTCTTCTGGATCAGTGTCCACCCATTGCATCCATCCATGTAGCACTGGACCACAAGTTTGCGTGTGTTGTCAGGGCGTATTATGTAAAGACCACTCTCTGTGTGGCCTGTTTGAAACATTTCATCGCAGTCCCTCATGTAAGGGATAGCTAGGAAACAAAAGAGCAATCAGTTGTATCATACAGATAGATTCTATGGTATATAGTGTCAGGTGGAAAGGTATTTTTCTATTTCAGATTATAAGCATTATAAATTCAAAAAACAGGGTGCTGGGTTACGCAGGTCAAAATATGATGATGATGCTTAAGAATGTTAACTTTTTTCCAGCCATCTGTATAATAATTGGAGTGAGAAAATGAACATAAAATAGTATGCATGTTACTAATAGAGTTTCTTATCTGTAAAGTGGATTACAGTCTTTGAACGTGTTTGTCTTCACAGTGACTGTTGGCGGTTGTTTCTGTTGTACAGGATGGGAAGTCCAAGGAGATCTACTGCAGTAAAACTGCAGTATTTAAAATCAGGTTAGGAAGTGAAGTCCAATATGTTCCCCCAAGTGCCAAATAAGATGTTAGACTATAGTCACATGTAACATTAGCCTGATGGCTTCCTATCCAAAGCAGTCTTAGGTGGGAGGGATGCTAATTGCTCCTCTTAAAGATGATTTGGAATGGATGCCATAGAATTAATGGTACACAGAGCTACAGTGTAATGTGTATTTTAGGCATAGGATCAAACTAGACGTAAAAGCATCCTTGTGTCTACCACAGGGGTGCCACCATGATTTTTAAGTGATTTAAAAATTTCACAAGGGTCTGGTCCTGATTGGGCCTGTGGCAAGCTGAGGCATCCCTATCCCTGCCCCTGTGTTCTTGACTCCCCTCTGCATGCCTTTTAAGTGCTGAAGCAGCCacaaggggggatgggcatttttGCACTTGAAAAGGCGTGGGGGGAGGGATTACAAGAGTGCTCCCATCCGCCACAATGTGGGCCCAGTCAGGATTGGGCCTACtctgcatttttaaatcacttaaaAATGGCAGCATGCCTGCTGCATACATGAGGATGCCATCACGTCTAGTAGAAGGGTATGTTCATGCCATATCCATTCTGCAATGTAGAAGTGagctattttttaattatttgcttGGGCCTCCTGTTAATTTCTCCCCCTATTTTTCCCCTGATCCATTTTTACTTCTCAAAATACATCCTAATAGAATAAATGTTAGTAATTTTCCCTACATTGTTTAAAATAATCTTAATCAAATTGTTCTGATGATTCTTTTTGGTTTTATTATTAGTTGTATGTTCTAAGTTGGTATTtggtattttatttgtttttcataTCTGCTTTTTTATAAGATTTGCTTTTCTACCCAAACTTATAAAACCATATTAATACATGCatatacaaaacaaaacacaaaaataatattttatatcTGATTATTCTAAGATATGTTCAAAGATAAAGCTATTTCAGAGataaagttattatttatttatatggaacgtttctatgccacctctttgGGGAACCTACCTgagacagcttacaaaataaaacaggacaTCCTAAGTTAT from Eublepharis macularius isolate TG4126 chromosome 2, MPM_Emac_v1.0, whole genome shotgun sequence harbors:
- the TMEM177 gene encoding transmembrane protein 177, encoding MATQFLWKAATMVERHRTGFLIASCAGLFGANLTFHIIPQKTFKPLYQAWATGQPDELSGNLQSLFQDILSVIQVKSENCYQAFAAFSFHPVSAGISWFPAGCVVGIPASFDVTASDEHRIVMIEGKEVDWKSTEGLALKEALTLSLEAQKFAIAREVMYLQNNGPLIHAAVAPICLAGTYVSGVAIKQLLGLYSGPMVVRGLYNLAIAMIGFMGYCLLYDTVSRAVDYRTDRSTATISTDFAKGGVEFYNKTLAQNKTFRMLMGKQGEKTYAPNGNLFPRYWFRLKHAPYTSRRDLIVNILSMSQAHTGHD
- the LOC129323686 gene encoding fibrinogen-like protein 1-like protein isoform X1; this encodes MWNRGLRQIIHQICACTMHPLNVLLATVAFLFAFHMTSSVELTDDLWKKRLADVINIEHVKNASKIVNRFTAISRTAIPYMRDCDEMFQTGHTESGLYIIRPDNTRKLVVQCYMDGCNGWTLIQKNSFNTEITWSETWSTYKFGFGDLENDHWLGNNYISLITQQKWYKVRINLVDADGNHKYAEYDSFVLRDEGDGYRLKLGMYEGNAGDPLSSSRTKNLHDNMRFSCKDKDQDRSTLENCADIHGGGWWYDSCFDAQLNRKGGIHWGTLCDENCRHSVIMLKPIHMYCSRA
- the LOC129323686 gene encoding fibrinogen-like protein 1-like protein isoform X2; this encodes MHPLNVLLATVAFLFAFHMTSSVELTDDLWKKRLADVINIEHVKNASKIVNRFTAISRTAIPYMRDCDEMFQTGHTESGLYIIRPDNTRKLVVQCYMDGCNGWTLIQKNSFNTEITWSETWSTYKFGFGDLENDHWLGNNYISLITQQKWYKVRINLVDADGNHKYAEYDSFVLRDEGDGYRLKLGMYEGNAGDPLSSSRTKNLHDNMRFSCKDKDQDRSTLENCADIHGGGWWYDSCFDAQLNRKGGIHWGTLCDENCRHSVIMLKPIHMYCSRA